One window from the genome of Methyloradius palustris encodes:
- the xseA gene encoding exodeoxyribonuclease VII large subunit, producing MAENQAIGSPTKVLTVSELNRLARDVLERSFPLFWVSGEISNLTRAASGHWYFSLKDSGAQVRCVMFKNRNSYLGWIPKEGDKVEARAVVSFYEARGEFQLAIEFLQQAGLGALFEAYERLRLKLESEGLFDAAFKKPLHQYPRQIGIITSADAAALRDVLSTLKRRMPSIPVILYPTPVQGKGVANLIATAIDKASKRAECDVLILCRGGGSIEDLWQFNEEIVARAIHACQIPIISGVGHETDFTIADFVADYRAPTPTAAAELATPDRNNLLAGIMQIEQRISRQIRYLLENRSQQLDYLSRRLLSPLQQIKHKRDTLTQLQSRLKTASTTQLQQQQQRLIQLGQNLQHLNPQAVLERGYAYVENANGELVSSSKGLKTGQRVALNFKDGKTDAEILPASLFRS from the coding sequence ATGGCCGAAAACCAAGCGATTGGTTCACCGACAAAAGTGTTGACCGTCAGCGAATTGAATCGTTTAGCGCGCGATGTACTAGAACGTAGTTTTCCGCTGTTTTGGGTGAGTGGCGAGATATCCAACCTCACGCGCGCGGCCTCTGGTCACTGGTATTTCTCACTCAAAGACAGTGGCGCGCAGGTGCGTTGCGTGATGTTCAAGAACCGCAATAGTTATCTGGGATGGATACCGAAAGAAGGTGACAAGGTTGAAGCCCGTGCCGTGGTTTCATTTTATGAAGCCCGTGGCGAGTTTCAATTAGCCATTGAGTTTTTACAGCAGGCTGGGCTGGGCGCCTTGTTTGAAGCCTACGAGCGATTACGCCTGAAACTGGAAAGTGAAGGGTTGTTTGATGCAGCCTTTAAAAAACCGTTACACCAATATCCCCGCCAGATTGGCATCATCACCTCGGCAGATGCAGCCGCTTTGCGCGATGTGTTAAGCACACTTAAGCGCCGCATGCCAAGCATTCCTGTGATCCTCTACCCCACCCCCGTGCAAGGGAAAGGTGTCGCCAATCTCATCGCAACAGCCATTGATAAAGCCAGTAAACGGGCAGAATGTGATGTGCTGATACTCTGCCGCGGTGGTGGCAGCATTGAAGACTTGTGGCAATTTAACGAAGAAATTGTTGCGCGTGCGATTCATGCCTGCCAAATCCCTATTATTAGCGGTGTAGGGCATGAAACGGATTTCACCATTGCCGATTTCGTTGCAGATTATCGGGCGCCAACACCTACCGCAGCGGCTGAACTGGCAACGCCAGATCGCAATAATCTACTTGCTGGCATTATGCAGATTGAGCAAAGAATATCGCGCCAGATACGCTACTTGCTGGAAAACCGTAGCCAGCAGTTGGATTACCTGAGCAGACGTTTGCTATCGCCATTACAGCAAATCAAGCATAAACGCGACACACTGACTCAATTGCAATCGAGATTAAAAACCGCCAGTACCACGCAGCTGCAACAGCAGCAGCAACGACTCATACAATTAGGCCAGAACCTGCAACATTTGAACCCACAAGCTGTTCTGGAGCGGGGTTATGCTTATGTAGAAAATGCGAATGGCGAACTGGTTTCGTCTAGCAAAGGCCTGAAAACTGGGCAACGTGTTGCGCTCAACTTTAAAGATGGTAAAACTGACGCAGAGATTTTACCTGCATCGTTATTTAGGTCTTGA
- a CDS encoding potassium transporter Kup, with amino-acid sequence MSSSNNSTKSRTRALSLAALGVVYGDIGTSPLYTMKEVFAAGHHPVALTPDNIYGILSLIVWSLIMVVSVKYLTFITRADNRGEGGIMALLALASRNLARDKGKQRLVMLIGILGACMFYADGMITPAISVLSAIEGLQVATTAFDSWIIPITLIVLFILFFVQSKGTGTMGALFGPIMLLWFGTLGTLGLINIFHHPNVLVALSPHYAVHFFIASPWVAFVALGAVVLAVTGTEALYADMGHFGRKPIQLAWFSLVLPALILNYFGQGALILHDPEAVKNPFYLLAPDWMLYPLVALATVATVIASQAVISGAFSVSRQALQLGYLPRMEIEHTSSSQEGQIYMPYVNWTLMLAVMALVVGFGSSGDLAAAYGIAVTGDMVITTLLASVVFHGVWGWSWLRTGLVVALFLTIDLAFFSANVLKIPDGGWFPILMAVVIFSVMLTWKTGRDLLFLRLKSEAMALDPFIESIGKYPPTRVPGNAVFMTQNPQGVPNALLHNLKHNKVLHEKVVLLTVKVKDYPFVPLVNRLNVEKLGHDFFRVTVRYGFKDEPDLPRDLRMCSVHGVELDSIDTSFFIGKETLILGHEPGFAFWRKKLFVAMFRNADSVTNHFKLPPNRVVELGAQVIF; translated from the coding sequence ATGAGTTCAAGCAACAATAGTACAAAAAGTCGTACGCGCGCGCTCTCGCTAGCCGCACTGGGCGTAGTGTATGGCGATATTGGCACTAGCCCGCTATACACAATGAAAGAGGTATTTGCCGCAGGCCATCACCCTGTAGCGCTCACGCCAGACAATATCTACGGCATTCTTTCGCTGATTGTCTGGTCGCTGATCATGGTGGTTTCGGTTAAATATCTCACATTTATTACCCGTGCAGATAACCGTGGTGAGGGCGGCATTATGGCCTTGCTGGCCTTAGCCAGCCGTAATCTGGCTCGCGATAAGGGTAAGCAGCGGCTGGTGATGCTCATCGGCATACTAGGCGCCTGTATGTTTTATGCCGATGGCATGATCACCCCCGCCATTTCAGTCCTCTCCGCTATTGAAGGTTTGCAAGTCGCCACGACTGCGTTCGATAGCTGGATCATCCCGATTACCTTGATTGTTTTGTTTATCCTATTCTTTGTGCAGAGCAAAGGCACGGGCACCATGGGCGCTTTATTCGGTCCCATCATGCTCTTGTGGTTTGGCACATTGGGTACGTTAGGCTTAATCAATATATTCCATCATCCCAACGTGCTAGTTGCCCTCAGCCCGCATTATGCAGTGCATTTTTTTATTGCTAGCCCGTGGGTAGCTTTTGTGGCTTTGGGCGCAGTAGTGCTGGCGGTGACTGGCACTGAAGCCTTATATGCAGATATGGGGCATTTTGGCCGCAAGCCAATACAGCTGGCGTGGTTCAGCCTAGTGCTGCCTGCATTGATACTCAATTATTTCGGCCAAGGTGCCTTGATATTGCATGACCCTGAAGCCGTCAAAAACCCGTTCTATCTGCTCGCGCCAGACTGGATGCTCTACCCATTGGTAGCGCTTGCCACAGTCGCTACCGTGATTGCATCTCAAGCCGTCATTTCAGGAGCATTCTCTGTATCACGCCAGGCTCTGCAGCTTGGCTACCTGCCACGCATGGAGATTGAACACACGTCAAGCAGTCAAGAAGGTCAAATATACATGCCCTATGTCAATTGGACGCTGATGTTAGCCGTGATGGCGCTGGTCGTTGGTTTTGGCTCTTCTGGCGATCTGGCAGCCGCTTACGGCATTGCAGTCACGGGCGACATGGTGATTACCACCTTGCTTGCCAGCGTGGTATTCCACGGCGTCTGGGGTTGGAGCTGGTTACGAACAGGCTTGGTCGTCGCGCTATTTTTAACTATAGATCTCGCATTCTTTAGCGCTAATGTGCTTAAAATACCCGATGGCGGCTGGTTCCCTATTTTGATGGCAGTGGTCATTTTCAGCGTGATGCTGACATGGAAAACAGGTCGCGATTTGCTGTTCTTGCGACTCAAGAGCGAGGCGATGGCACTTGATCCATTTATCGAATCCATAGGCAAATATCCGCCAACCCGCGTGCCAGGTAATGCGGTGTTTATGACACAGAATCCTCAAGGCGTTCCCAACGCCCTGCTACATAACCTCAAGCATAACAAGGTGCTGCACGAAAAAGTGGTACTACTCACCGTCAAAGTTAAAGATTACCCATTTGTACCTTTGGTTAATCGCCTCAATGTAGAAAAACTAGGCCATGACTTTTTCCGAGTCACCGTGCGTTATGGGTTTAAAGATGAGCCTGATTTGCCTAGGGATTTACGCATGTGTTCTGTACATGGCGTTGAGCTTGATTCCATCGACACCTCTTTTTTTATTGGCAAAGAAACCCTGATTCTCGGACATGAACCTGGCTTTGCCTTCTGGCGTAAAAAGCTGTTTGTGGCTATGTTCCGCAACGCAGATAGCGTCACCAACCACTTCAAACTGCCGCCTAATCGTGTTGTAGAATTAGGTGCTCAAGTCATTTTCTAA
- a CDS encoding disulfide bond formation protein B encodes MLNKVFSGRAGYFLGFVASFGLVGLALFIQQKYNLEPCPLCISQRIAFMALGITFLLAALHNPKNIGRKVYGLLQFVAAVTGAGIASRHIWIQANPDKVMAECGAGFDYIFENFPMKRALDLVFKGTGECTSIDWTLFGLTIPQLSLICFVGLAIYAILLAFLKAKA; translated from the coding sequence ATGTTAAATAAAGTATTCTCTGGCAGAGCTGGCTATTTTCTTGGGTTTGTCGCAAGTTTTGGCTTGGTTGGGCTCGCGTTATTCATTCAGCAAAAATACAATCTTGAGCCATGCCCATTGTGCATTTCACAGCGCATTGCATTCATGGCATTGGGCATTACTTTCTTGTTGGCAGCTTTGCATAACCCTAAAAATATAGGTAGAAAAGTATATGGCCTGCTGCAGTTTGTGGCGGCAGTGACTGGTGCTGGCATTGCCTCACGCCACATATGGATACAAGCTAACCCTGACAAAGTGATGGCAGAGTGTGGTGCAGGGTTTGACTATATCTTTGAAAACTTCCCCATGAAGCGCGCTCTAGACTTGGTGTTTAAAGGTACTGGCGAATGTACTTCGATTGACTGGACATTGTTTGGGCTCACTATCCCGCAATTGTCACTCATCTGTTTCGTAGGCTTGGCGATTTACGCCATATTGCTGGCATTTTTAAAAGCCAAAGCCTGA
- a CDS encoding ArsC family reductase, with amino-acid sequence MKLYGIPNCNTVKKARTWLDEHGIAYEFHDFKKLGIDETTLKNWLSQTNWEKLVNRAGMTWRGLSDTEKAAVVDNDAAIKLMIDKTSVIKRPILVKDEKILNLRFDEDSYRKLFAK; translated from the coding sequence ATGAAACTCTATGGCATTCCCAACTGCAATACCGTAAAAAAAGCCCGTACTTGGCTCGATGAACATGGCATTGCCTACGAATTCCACGATTTCAAGAAGTTGGGCATAGACGAAACCACACTTAAAAACTGGTTGAGCCAAACAAACTGGGAAAAGCTGGTAAATCGTGCCGGTATGACTTGGCGCGGTTTGAGCGACACCGAGAAAGCCGCAGTAGTAGATAACGATGCCGCCATCAAGTTAATGATAGACAAAACCTCCGTCATCAAGCGCCCTATATTGGTTAAGGATGAGAAAATCCTTAACCTTAGGTTTGATGAAGATAGTTACAGAAAGCTATTTGCCAAATGA
- the dapD gene encoding 2,3,4,5-tetrahydropyridine-2,6-dicarboxylate N-succinyltransferase, whose product MSDLQTTIEAAFENRANITPANVDKNVKEAVFTVLEELNAGKLRVASRIGESQEWETHQWIKKAVLLSFRLEENVLMDDGVTKYFDKVPPKFADYTEADFKAGGFRVVPNAIVRRGSFIGKNAVLMPSYVNIGAYVDEGTMVDTWATVGSCAQIGKNVHLSGGVGIGGVLEPVQAGPTIIGDNCFIGARSEVVEGVVVEDNSVISMGVYIGQSTKIYDRETGSVTYGRIPSGSVVVSGNLPSKDGSYSLYCAVIVKKVDAKTLGKVGINELLRGI is encoded by the coding sequence ATGAGTGATTTACAAACCACGATTGAAGCGGCCTTTGAGAACCGCGCCAACATTACCCCAGCCAATGTAGACAAAAACGTCAAAGAAGCCGTATTCACCGTGCTGGAAGAACTCAATGCTGGCAAGCTGCGCGTTGCCAGCCGCATTGGTGAATCACAGGAATGGGAAACCCATCAGTGGATCAAGAAAGCCGTGTTGCTGTCTTTCCGCCTGGAAGAAAACGTATTGATGGACGATGGTGTCACCAAGTATTTCGACAAAGTACCACCAAAATTCGCTGACTATACTGAAGCAGATTTCAAGGCCGGCGGTTTCCGCGTGGTGCCAAACGCCATCGTGCGCCGCGGCTCATTCATCGGCAAAAATGCCGTGCTTATGCCTTCTTATGTGAACATTGGCGCTTATGTGGATGAAGGCACCATGGTAGATACCTGGGCGACTGTTGGTTCATGCGCGCAGATCGGCAAGAACGTGCACTTATCTGGCGGCGTAGGTATTGGCGGCGTGCTGGAACCAGTTCAAGCTGGCCCTACCATCATTGGTGACAATTGCTTTATCGGCGCCCGCTCAGAAGTAGTTGAAGGCGTAGTAGTTGAAGATAACAGCGTAATCTCTATGGGCGTGTATATCGGACAATCCACCAAGATTTATGACCGCGAAACTGGTTCAGTGACATATGGTCGCATCCCTTCTGGCTCAGTCGTGGTTTCAGGCAACCTGCCATCTAAAGACGGTAGCTACAGCCTGTATTGCGCGGTGATCGTGAAGAAAGTGGATGCCAAGACTTTAGGTAAAGTCGGCATTAACGAACTGTTACGCGGCATTTAA
- the dapE gene encoding succinyl-diaminopimelate desuccinylase produces the protein MKTLELAKDLISRRSNTPDDAGCQELLISRLEPLGFKIERMRFGDVDNFYARRGTTGPLLVFAGHTDVVPTGPVDKWHTPPFEPTIKDGMLYGRGAADMKTSCAAFITAIEDFVALHPDHAGSIGLLITSDEEGIAINGTVKVVEALKARGELIDYCIVGEPTSNKVVGDMIKNGRRGSLSGKLTVKGVQGHIAYPHLVKNPIHMVAPAIKDMVETVWDNGNEYFPPTSWQISNMNGGTGATNVVPGEVEILFNFRFSTASTDENLRERVHAILDKHALEYDLEWEYSPPYITPRGNLVEAISEAIQQSYGVTPELSTTGGTSDGRFIADICKQVIEFGPLNATIHKLNECVAVADIEPLKDTYRITLEKLLTP, from the coding sequence ATGAAAACTCTCGAATTAGCTAAAGATCTGATCTCTCGCCGCTCTAATACGCCTGATGACGCAGGCTGCCAGGAGCTGCTTATCTCAAGGCTGGAACCCCTCGGATTCAAAATCGAGCGTATGCGCTTTGGCGATGTTGATAATTTCTATGCGCGGCGCGGCACAACTGGCCCATTACTCGTGTTTGCAGGCCACACTGATGTTGTGCCTACAGGCCCAGTCGATAAATGGCACACACCACCATTTGAACCCACGATCAAAGACGGCATGCTCTATGGCCGTGGCGCAGCTGACATGAAGACTTCATGCGCAGCTTTCATCACCGCTATTGAAGATTTTGTTGCTTTGCATCCAGACCATGCAGGTTCGATAGGCCTGCTGATTACTTCGGACGAAGAAGGCATTGCCATCAATGGCACAGTAAAAGTGGTGGAGGCTTTGAAAGCGCGTGGCGAATTGATTGATTACTGCATCGTTGGTGAGCCCACCTCAAATAAAGTGGTTGGCGACATGATCAAGAATGGCCGCCGCGGCTCACTATCAGGCAAGCTCACAGTGAAGGGGGTACAAGGCCATATCGCGTATCCGCATCTCGTTAAAAACCCTATCCATATGGTCGCACCAGCGATTAAAGATATGGTGGAAACCGTGTGGGATAACGGTAACGAATACTTCCCTCCCACCTCATGGCAAATATCCAATATGAACGGCGGCACAGGTGCCACCAATGTTGTGCCGGGTGAAGTGGAGATACTTTTCAACTTTCGTTTCTCCACCGCCAGTACTGACGAAAATCTGCGTGAGCGTGTGCATGCCATTCTGGACAAACATGCCTTGGAATATGACCTAGAGTGGGAGTATTCACCACCCTACATCACACCACGTGGCAATCTGGTAGAGGCAATCTCAGAAGCCATACAACAGAGTTACGGTGTAACACCCGAACTCTCTACCACTGGCGGCACTTCCGATGGCCGCTTTATTGCCGACATCTGCAAGCAAGTGATTGAATTCGGGCCACTCAACGCAACCATTCACAAGCTTAACGAATGTGTTGCAGTCGCTGATATCGAGCCATTGAAAGACACTTACCGCATCACATTAGAAAAACTGCTCACACCATGA
- a CDS encoding M48 family metallopeptidase, whose product MTKTLNITLALLISLILTGCAATSSTKSGAVGIDRKQHMELVTEEQAVNQSALAYQQTIKEAQTKKLLNTDSKETQRVRSIAQKLIAQVGIFRPDAVNWKWEINVQDSKEINAYCMAGGKIMVYTGLLDQIKPTDDELAAVMGHEISHALREHVREQMSRAKAQQIGILGLAAIIGVTTDSSKNAAATLAIGAPIAAVALTLPNSRTAEHEADEMGLELAARAGYNPNAAVSLWEKMGKASNGSKPPEILSTHPADASRIEDIKRLIPVVMPLYQQASK is encoded by the coding sequence ATGACAAAAACACTCAACATCACCTTAGCCTTGCTAATCTCATTGATCCTGACAGGTTGTGCAGCCACAAGCAGCACCAAGTCTGGCGCCGTAGGAATTGATCGCAAACAGCACATGGAACTGGTCACTGAAGAACAGGCAGTAAACCAGTCAGCACTGGCATACCAACAAACTATTAAAGAAGCCCAAACCAAAAAACTACTGAACACCGATAGCAAGGAAACGCAGCGTGTGCGTAGCATTGCCCAGAAATTGATCGCGCAAGTTGGCATATTCCGGCCAGATGCTGTGAACTGGAAATGGGAAATCAATGTACAAGATAGCAAAGAAATTAACGCCTACTGCATGGCTGGTGGCAAGATCATGGTTTATACAGGCCTGCTGGACCAAATTAAACCAACAGACGATGAATTGGCCGCCGTGATGGGCCACGAAATTTCACATGCCTTGCGGGAACATGTACGTGAGCAGATGTCGCGCGCTAAAGCACAGCAGATAGGCATATTAGGATTAGCTGCCATCATAGGCGTTACTACTGACAGCAGTAAGAATGCGGCTGCCACTTTAGCCATTGGCGCACCAATTGCGGCTGTAGCTCTTACCTTACCAAACAGCCGCACTGCCGAGCACGAAGCCGATGAAATGGGGTTAGAACTCGCCGCTCGCGCAGGTTACAACCCCAATGCAGCAGTTAGCCTATGGGAAAAGATGGGTAAAGCAAGCAATGGCAGTAAACCACCAGAAATCCTGAGCACACACCCTGCCGATGCTTCACGCATTGAAGATATCAAACGCCTGATCCCTGTGGTCATGCCGCTGTATCAGCAAGCCAGCAAGTAA